A segment of the Candidatus Nitrososphaera gargensis Ga9.2 genome:
TCACTTGAGCCGCCGCCAAGAGGATCAATGTACCAAATCCTGCCGTCAGGAGCAAGCAAGACATTCGTTACCAGGACCGCACCGTCTATGTTGTGCACTGTATAGTTGCCTGTTGTAATGTCCATCTGCCATATCCTGCCGCTCCCTGGTATCGAGTCTCCAACCCATATCGACTGCCTTGCCGCATCAAAGACAGGGTAGAGCGGCAGGCTATTCTCTGGAGTCTTGTACTGGTCTACCTTGAACTGTAGGTTCGACACCTGTGGCTTGACATTTGCGTCAAGGGAAGCGAGCATATTGCCTCCCTGCGTGTTCACGCCCTCGATCTCGATCTGCCAGTTCCCCGGCAGGCTGAACGCCGCGTCGGCCAAAAACACATTGTTGCTGCCTGCTTGCTTTCTGGTTTCAATCGGTATCGGGCCGATGCCCCTGTCAACCTGTGTCAGCTTTATCGTAGCAGACTCTATTCCTGTGGCGCTGCTGCCGTCCTGGTTAAGGAAGGATATCTTGAAGCTGTTCTGCCCGACTGCAAAGGGCGTTATTGCAAGCTGTATCTTGCCATTGTCAGTGTACAGCGTCCTAACAAAGTCGACCTTGGACTCCTTTGCAAATGCGGCCTGGCTTCCGTCTGCTGCCTGCTGCTGGCGCGCATATGCCGGGAACTGGCCTGCAGGCAGGGATCCGTTGGCCATGAAGGATACCGCCAGCAAGAGCGCGATTCCGACTGCAGCCTCTGCTTTGAGCGTCCTGCCATAGCGCCTGAGGCCCGTGTCCTGCACGCTCGATCTGCCTCTGCCGCCGACCATCACCGCCACCGCCCTCTTTTGTATTACAAACTGGGAGTATGCGCCCATGCCGACCATCACGCCTGCAAGGCCAAGCTTGACTGCCAGTATCTGGCCGTAGACCGAAGCAATGGTGAGCGAAAGGTCGCTTTCAAGCGTGAACAGCAGGACCGGCCCGGTTATTACCGCTATGCCAAGAAGCGTCGCCACCACTGTCGAAAAGCGGGGAATCAGGAGCGAAAGCGCGGTTGCCTTGACTCTCTCATCGGCAATAGCAAGGATCTTGGGGACTGCCGCAAAGCCAAGCAGTATCAGGCCGCCTATCCATATTGAAGCGGCGGCATTGTGGAAAAAGTCAAGTATTATCGAATGGATCTGGTTCGTTGCTGCCGCGTGGGCTATCAGGCTTGAAGTGGCCATAACGGCAAGCCCTAGGATTAGTATTGCGTACATCTCTGCCCTGCTTGGGCTGGAGCTGTTCTTTGCGGCCTTGCGATACACTGCAAACACGATGCCCATGAGGATGGACGACTGGAGCATCCTTGCAACCCACACATTGCCAAACTTTGTCAAGATCGCCTCTGGGATGCCTGAACCGATCGAAATCGCCTGCACTACTATCATGGCTGCGCCGGAAACAAGGACGAGGGCTACTCCGATTATCATGATACGCATCATGCTCCTGTCTATTGAAACGCGCGTCTGCGACAGCGTGCTTGAAAGCCACGGCACTCTTGCAAGCGGCTTCCAAAGCCAGAGGGCGCCAAACGCCGCGCCGACTACCATTACCTGCCCGACCATCCCGGGGAACCTTGATGCGGAATAGCCCGGAGCCAGTACGTCCTGCTGCTGTTCACCTACCTGTCCTCCACCCTGCTGTGGCATGGTGCCTATGCCAAAGACAAAAGTGCCGGGGACGACGTGCCCGTCAATTGCAGAAAGCACTGATGTACTTA
Coding sequences within it:
- a CDS encoding copper resistance CopC/CopD family protein — encoded protein: MMLASGILQQQSFAHPVTTDSSPKAFEGVRSPPREVNVFFSEPIELSYSKISVIGPDGSRVDNNDPHHVDGDTASIGVTLKPDLPDGEYTVSTSVLSAIDGHVVPGTFVFGIGTMPQQGGGQVGEQQQDVLAPGYSASRFPGMVGQVMVVGAAFGALWLWKPLARVPWLSSTLSQTRVSIDRSMMRIMIIGVALVLVSGAAMIVVQAISIGSGIPEAILTKFGNVWVARMLQSSILMGIVFAVYRKAAKNSSSPSRAEMYAILILGLAVMATSSLIAHAAATNQIHSIILDFFHNAAASIWIGGLILLGFAAVPKILAIADERVKATALSLLIPRFSTVVATLLGIAVITGPVLLFTLESDLSLTIASVYGQILAVKLGLAGVMVGMGAYSQFVIQKRAVAVMVGGRGRSSVQDTGLRRYGRTLKAEAAVGIALLLAVSFMANGSLPAGQFPAYARQQQAADGSQAAFAKESKVDFVRTLYTDNGKIQLAITPFAVGQNSFKISFLNQDGSSATGIESATIKLTQVDRGIGPIPIETRKQAGSNNVFLADAAFSLPGNWQIEIEGVNTQGGNMLASLDANVKPQVSNLQFKVDQYKTPENSLPLYPVFDAARQSIWVGDSIPGSGRIWQMDITTGNYTVHNIDGAVLVTNVLLAPDGRIWYIDPLGGGSSDGSNRGALGVYNPEDNSNRRFIMPEAGTPSGIAIDGSGNLWITVGGLANKIAKFDPVNEEFSLYDVPTQEADPRGIVVDNSGNIWFAEATAGRIAKVDHATGNITEYAPNSKLQTLDEPTALFPDPEGFDIYIAEHGGHTITVFNSLLGTFREYPSVNEEGLPFGMAMDSYGNLWFAEHTIDRVGVIDPRTGEGTEARIPITGSQIQWITADNDGRIWFAAQRGSALGSITITARPSTAPPGSGEQNGSTTTGGIIPQLPFSFTDVVGPAIAAGIVISALAYTKSAIDLKRNTQSALRLEETR